In the genome of Mesorhizobium shangrilense, one region contains:
- a CDS encoding TIGR00282 family metallophosphoesterase, which translates to MRLLFLGDMVGKTGRTAVWEQLPGLISDFKLDFVIVNGENAAGGFGITEDIFRETIAAGADVVTTGNHVWDQRDALGFAPREERFLRPSNFPKGTPGRGSGVYIAKNGARVLVANIMGRVFMHPELDDPFQAGERELAACPLGEQSDAVIIDFHAEATSEKMCFAHFVDGRASLVIGTHTHQPTGDHQILNGGTGYMSDAGMCGDYDSSLGMDKEEPLNRFLSKVPKGRFEAATGPATLCGVGVDISDRTGLTERIAPFRRGPRLEETAPSFWS; encoded by the coding sequence ATGAGACTTCTCTTCCTCGGCGACATGGTCGGTAAAACGGGACGCACGGCGGTGTGGGAACAGCTGCCAGGCCTGATCTCCGACTTCAAACTCGACTTCGTCATCGTCAACGGCGAGAACGCCGCCGGCGGTTTCGGCATCACCGAGGATATCTTCCGCGAGACGATCGCGGCCGGTGCCGATGTCGTCACCACCGGCAACCATGTCTGGGATCAGCGCGACGCGCTGGGGTTCGCGCCGCGCGAGGAACGGTTCCTGCGTCCGTCCAATTTTCCCAAGGGTACACCTGGGCGAGGCTCCGGTGTCTACATCGCCAAAAACGGCGCGCGGGTGCTGGTCGCCAACATCATGGGGCGGGTGTTCATGCATCCCGAACTCGACGATCCCTTCCAGGCCGGCGAGCGCGAGCTCGCCGCCTGTCCGCTTGGCGAGCAGTCCGACGCGGTGATCATCGACTTCCATGCCGAGGCAACCTCGGAAAAAATGTGCTTCGCGCATTTCGTCGACGGCCGCGCCAGCCTCGTCATCGGCACCCATACGCACCAACCCACCGGCGACCATCAGATCCTCAACGGCGGCACCGGCTACATGTCGGACGCCGGCATGTGCGGTGACTACGATTCCTCGCTGGGCATGGACAAGGAGGAGCCGCTCAACCGTTTCCTGTCGAAAGTGCCGAAAGGGCGTTTCGAGGCGGCAACCGGACCGGCGACATTGTGCGGCGTCGGGGTCGATATTTCCGACCGCACGGGGCTGACGGAGAGGATCGCGCCGTTTCGTCGCGGCCCCCGGCTGGAAGAAACCGCACCTTCTTTCTGGTCATGA
- a CDS encoding 5-formyltetrahydrofolate cyclo-ligase, giving the protein MTSPKELKKHLRKEALGRRDALDEFWRVEAALEMAETARDRLGIESGQIVSGFWPMRSEVDVRPLMFALREQGARLCLPAILDKTTIVFRELVRGAPMVEMGFGTVGPHEEADVLDPSVMLIPLAAFDARGHRIGYGAGYYDRAIARLIDKGQSPRLVGIAFDCQEVALVPDEPHDVIIQEILTESGLRRFAPEL; this is encoded by the coding sequence ATGACTTCTCCCAAAGAGCTGAAAAAACACCTTCGCAAGGAAGCACTCGGCCGCCGTGACGCGCTCGATGAATTCTGGCGGGTGGAAGCCGCGCTCGAAATGGCCGAAACGGCGCGTGATCGCCTCGGGATCGAATCCGGCCAGATCGTCTCCGGCTTCTGGCCGATGCGCTCGGAAGTCGACGTCAGGCCGCTGATGTTCGCCTTGCGCGAGCAAGGGGCAAGGCTCTGCCTGCCGGCTATCCTCGACAAGACAACCATCGTCTTTCGCGAACTGGTGCGGGGCGCGCCGATGGTCGAGATGGGCTTCGGCACGGTCGGCCCACATGAGGAAGCCGACGTGCTCGACCCCTCGGTGATGCTGATCCCGCTCGCCGCCTTCGATGCGCGCGGCCATCGCATCGGCTATGGCGCCGGCTATTACGACCGCGCGATAGCCAGGTTGATCGACAAGGGACAATCACCCAGGCTGGTTGGCATTGCCTTCGATTGCCAGGAGGTGGCGCTGGTGCCGGATGAGCCGCATGACGTGATCATTCAAGAAATACTGACCGAGAGCGGGTTGCGCCGGTTCGCGCCGGAACTGTAG
- a CDS encoding DUF4345 domain-containing protein has translation MKQGTFGKMELQVVVGVLAATPVLVGFEGILSGPDFLNVTAPWPVDLDSHFRFLSGFFLAIGIAWYTCIPGIETRTERFRLLAACTFAGGLARLFSLLTAGEPSVGHMAGLCVELLAVPALVWWQGRVANKAAENARASGL, from the coding sequence GTGAAGCAAGGAACATTTGGCAAGATGGAGTTGCAAGTGGTGGTCGGGGTGCTGGCGGCGACGCCGGTGCTGGTCGGGTTCGAAGGCATCCTGTCGGGGCCGGACTTCCTGAATGTCACGGCTCCGTGGCCGGTCGACCTGGACAGCCATTTCCGCTTCCTGTCCGGCTTCTTCCTCGCCATCGGCATCGCCTGGTATACCTGCATTCCCGGCATAGAGACCAGGACCGAGCGGTTTCGGCTGCTTGCGGCCTGCACATTCGCCGGCGGGCTGGCGCGGCTTTTCTCGCTGCTCACCGCCGGTGAGCCGTCGGTTGGGCACATGGCCGGGCTTTGCGTCGAGTTGCTGGCGGTGCCGGCCCTGGTCTGGTGGCAGGGGCGCGTCGCGAATAAAGCCGCGGAGAATGCTCGGGCATCTGGTCTATAG
- a CDS encoding AAA family ATPase, with product MRFEGTAAYVADKDLMVAVNAAIALERPLLVKGEPGTGKTELARQVAAALGLDLIEWHVKSTTRAQQGLYEYDAVSRLRDSQLGDIRFNDIANYIKRGKLWEAFAAGRKVVLLIDEIDKADIEFPNDLLQELDRMEFFVYETGETIRAAVRPIVIITSNNEKELPDAFLRRCFFHYIRFPDVETLHRIVDVHYPGIKQNLVRAALTQFYEIRDVPGLKKKPSTSEALDWIRLLVADDIAPEDLRADPKNALPKLHGALLKNEQDVHLFERLAFMARRQG from the coding sequence ATGCGTTTCGAAGGCACGGCGGCCTATGTCGCCGACAAGGATCTGATGGTGGCCGTCAACGCGGCGATCGCACTGGAGCGGCCCTTGCTGGTCAAGGGTGAGCCTGGCACCGGCAAGACGGAGCTCGCCAGGCAAGTGGCGGCCGCGCTGGGCCTCGATCTGATCGAATGGCACGTCAAATCGACCACCAGGGCACAGCAAGGGCTCTACGAATATGACGCGGTCTCGCGGCTGCGCGACAGCCAGCTCGGCGATATCAGGTTCAACGACATCGCCAATTACATCAAGCGCGGCAAATTGTGGGAGGCATTCGCAGCCGGCAGGAAGGTCGTGCTTCTGATCGACGAGATCGACAAGGCCGACATCGAGTTCCCCAACGACCTGTTGCAGGAACTCGATCGAATGGAGTTCTTCGTCTACGAAACCGGAGAGACGATTCGCGCCGCGGTCAGGCCGATCGTCATCATCACCTCCAACAACGAAAAGGAACTGCCGGACGCTTTCCTGCGCCGCTGCTTCTTCCACTACATCCGCTTCCCGGATGTCGAGACCCTGCACAGAATTGTCGATGTCCACTATCCCGGCATCAAGCAGAATCTGGTGCGGGCGGCGCTGACGCAGTTCTACGAGATCCGCGATGTGCCCGGCCTGAAGAAGAAGCCATCGACATCCGAGGCGCTCGACTGGATACGCCTGCTGGTCGCCGACGACATCGCGCCGGAAGATTTGCGCGCCGACCCCAAGAATGCGCTGCCCAAACTGCACGGCGCACTCTTGAAGAACGAACAGGATGTCCATCTGTTCGAACGGCTGGCGTTCATGGCGCGAAGGCAGGGGTGA
- a CDS encoding MFS transporter has protein sequence MSFQIDRNTVALAGVCLASLLFGLEISSVPVILPKLESVLAADFRDLQWIMNAYTIACTTVLMATGTLADRFGRKRVMVIATISFGVTSLLCGLAPSAPLLIVARFLQGLAGGAMFTCSVAVLSHQFQDGRDRSKAFVAWSVVSGIGLGFGPAIGGLIVALSSWEWVFLIHVPLAILALVFIGAGVTESRDANAQKLDRAGILTLSFAVFGFSYLITQGADLGAGARIGVTIAAVLAFIAFLVAEKTSPYPMFDFSVFRIRQFSGAIMGGIGMNFSYWPFIIYLPIYFSGVLGYDSTTTGLLLLVYTLPFMLMPAIAERIRARYQARVAIPLGLLTLGIGFIAMRIGSGLEGANWLTMLPGTLIAGIGIGLTNSPTTNTTTGSVSADRAGMASGIDISARLITLAINIAVLGLLLTQGIASYLRTVFGAALDANELSALAERIATGNLAGLSQYSPRLATLDPSGAIVHAALVNGFGWVMLYCGIGVLALAVISFMIFGVRGRVTPAFAP, from the coding sequence ATGTCGTTTCAAATTGACCGAAACACCGTTGCGCTTGCGGGCGTCTGCCTTGCCTCTCTGTTGTTTGGCCTCGAAATCTCCAGCGTGCCGGTCATCCTTCCGAAACTCGAAAGCGTGCTCGCCGCCGATTTCAGGGATCTGCAATGGATCATGAACGCCTACACCATTGCCTGCACCACGGTGTTGATGGCGACGGGGACACTGGCCGACCGTTTCGGCCGCAAACGCGTGATGGTGATCGCCACCATCTCGTTCGGCGTCACCTCCTTGCTGTGCGGCCTGGCACCCAGCGCTCCGCTTCTGATCGTCGCGCGCTTCCTGCAAGGTCTTGCGGGGGGCGCGATGTTTACCTGCAGCGTCGCCGTGCTGTCCCACCAGTTTCAAGACGGTCGTGACCGGAGCAAGGCTTTCGTGGCCTGGAGCGTAGTCTCGGGCATCGGGCTTGGTTTCGGTCCCGCCATTGGCGGGTTGATCGTAGCGCTGTCGAGCTGGGAGTGGGTGTTCCTCATCCATGTGCCGCTGGCGATCCTTGCCCTGGTCTTCATCGGCGCCGGCGTCACCGAATCGCGCGACGCCAACGCCCAGAAGCTCGATCGGGCCGGCATCCTGACGCTCTCCTTCGCGGTGTTCGGCTTCTCCTATCTGATCACGCAAGGGGCTGATCTTGGGGCCGGCGCCCGCATCGGCGTGACCATCGCGGCCGTGCTGGCCTTCATCGCGTTCCTCGTTGCCGAGAAGACCAGCCCCTATCCGATGTTCGATTTCTCTGTGTTCCGCATCCGCCAGTTTTCAGGAGCGATCATGGGCGGCATCGGCATGAATTTCAGCTACTGGCCGTTCATCATCTATCTGCCGATCTATTTCTCGGGCGTTCTCGGCTACGACAGCACGACGACCGGCCTGTTGCTGCTCGTCTACACGCTGCCCTTCATGCTGATGCCCGCGATCGCCGAGCGCATTCGTGCGCGCTACCAGGCGCGCGTCGCGATCCCACTGGGGTTGCTGACGCTGGGGATCGGCTTCATCGCCATGAGGATAGGCTCCGGGCTCGAGGGAGCCAACTGGCTGACCATGCTGCCCGGTACCCTGATCGCCGGCATCGGCATCGGCCTGACCAATTCGCCAACCACCAACACCACGACAGGCTCGGTGTCGGCTGACCGTGCCGGCATGGCCTCGGGCATCGACATCAGCGCGCGCCTGATCACGCTGGCGATCAACATCGCGGTGCTGGGCCTGCTGTTGACGCAGGGCATCGCTTCTTATCTGCGGACCGTTTTTGGCGCGGCCCTCGATGCGAATGAACTCAGCGCCCTGGCGGAAAGGATCGCCACCGGAAATCTCGCTGGCCTTTCGCAATATTCGCCCAGGCTCGCGACCCTCGATCCATCCGGCGCCATCGTGCATGCCGCTCTGGTCAACGGGTTTGGCTGGGTGATGCTCTATTGCGGGATCGGCGTTCTTGCCCTTGCCGTCATCAGCTTCATGATCTTCGGCGTCAGAGGCCGAGTCACCCCTGCCTTCGCGCCATGA
- a CDS encoding LysR family transcriptional regulator, whose amino-acid sequence MTSLDVDAVRIFVMVADLQSFTRAAVALGSTQATISVKLRRLEEKLGARLIERTPRRVALSARGAVFLPAAREFLASHERALTEFSAASCRLALGFVDHVAGPELSTLIAQLHAHDPSLALNVRIDTSSLLEEAFDRGELDAVIVHREDGGRRGETLSRTHYGWFAAPTFEWRPDTPLRLALLSMVCNCPDRLRAIEALDKAGIAWNEAFVGGGGAAVNIAVSAGFAVSALAYRVVPPGLVEVGRKLGLPPIPPSEIILHSHALTPHAREALHMLTTAFREYDLPAG is encoded by the coding sequence ATGACGAGCCTCGATGTCGACGCTGTACGCATCTTCGTGATGGTGGCCGATCTGCAGAGCTTCACCCGTGCGGCGGTCGCGCTGGGAAGTACCCAGGCCACGATCAGCGTCAAGCTGCGCCGCCTGGAAGAGAAGCTTGGCGCGCGGTTGATCGAACGAACACCACGCCGCGTGGCGCTGTCGGCACGGGGAGCCGTTTTCCTCCCCGCGGCGCGCGAATTCCTGGCCTCCCACGAACGCGCCCTCACGGAGTTCTCGGCGGCGTCGTGCAGGCTTGCTCTCGGCTTTGTCGACCATGTCGCGGGGCCGGAACTATCCACGCTGATAGCCCAGCTTCATGCCCATGATCCCTCACTGGCGCTCAATGTCAGGATCGATACCAGCTCCTTGCTGGAAGAAGCGTTCGATCGCGGCGAACTCGATGCGGTCATCGTGCACCGGGAAGATGGCGGCCGCCGTGGCGAAACCCTGTCGCGCACCCATTATGGCTGGTTCGCCGCCCCGACCTTCGAATGGCGACCCGACACGCCGTTGCGCCTCGCTCTTCTGAGCATGGTATGCAACTGCCCGGATCGTCTGCGGGCGATCGAAGCGCTGGACAAAGCGGGCATCGCCTGGAACGAGGCTTTTGTCGGCGGCGGCGGCGCGGCCGTCAACATCGCGGTGTCGGCCGGCTTCGCCGTTTCGGCCCTTGCTTACCGTGTCGTTCCCCCCGGCCTGGTCGAGGTGGGCCGCAAACTCGGCCTGCCACCCATTCCCCCGTCCGAGATCATCTTGCATTCGCATGCTTTGACGCCTCACGCGAGAGAGGCCCTGCACATGCTCACGACCGCTTTTCGCGAGTATGATTTGCCGGCAGGATAG
- a CDS encoding GNAT family N-acetyltransferase, with product MTDITVRPLAQPDHADWRRLWTDYLTFYETKLPEEVYAVTWKRLFTEGEFEPKGFIATLDGKAVGLTHYLYHRSGWSEKNNCYLQDLFADPDVRGKGIGAALIKAVKEEAARIGVKNVYWMTHETNATARKLYDHVARRTGFIEYDLL from the coding sequence ATGACTGACATCACCGTCCGCCCGCTCGCACAGCCCGACCATGCCGACTGGCGGCGGCTGTGGACCGACTACCTCACCTTCTATGAGACCAAGCTGCCGGAAGAGGTCTATGCCGTCACCTGGAAGCGGCTGTTCACCGAAGGTGAATTCGAGCCGAAGGGTTTCATCGCCACGCTCGACGGCAAGGCCGTCGGCCTCACCCACTACCTCTACCACCGCTCCGGCTGGTCCGAGAAAAACAACTGCTATCTGCAGGACCTGTTCGCCGACCCGGACGTGCGCGGCAAGGGCATCGGCGCGGCGCTGATCAAGGCGGTGAAGGAAGAGGCTGCAAGGATTGGCGTCAAGAACGTCTACTGGATGACGCACGAGACCAACGCCACCGCCCGCAAGCTCTACGACCATGTAGCGCGGCGCACGGGCTTCATCGAGTATGATCTGCTATAG
- a CDS encoding vWA domain-containing protein: protein MFIPFFLELKAARVPVSLREYLSLLEGLEAGLVDYDVEGFYYLARTALVKDERHIDRFDQVFAHVFKGIEALGGPDAVDVTNIPEEWLRRLAEKHLTDEEKKLVEALGGFEKLMETLKQRLEEQKGRHQGGSKWIGTGGTSPFGAYGYNPEGVRIGQHESRNRRAVKVWDKREFRNFDDAVELGTRNIKIALKRLRRWVREGAEEEFDLPGTIHATAEHGYLDVRTRPERRNAVKLLMFFDVGGSMDDHIKSVEELFSAARAEFRQLEYFYFHNCLYEGVWKDNRRRHAEVIPTFDLLHKYGPDYKVIVVGDASMSPYEIAHPGGSVEHWNPEAGSVWLGRLLQQWPNAVWLNPENQKNWGYTHSIAMIRDIFGGRMFPLTLAGLEGATKQLSRKH from the coding sequence ATGTTCATCCCCTTCTTCCTCGAACTGAAGGCTGCACGCGTTCCCGTCTCGCTGCGGGAATATCTGTCACTGCTGGAAGGCCTGGAAGCCGGGCTGGTCGATTACGACGTCGAGGGTTTTTACTATCTCGCCCGCACTGCGTTGGTGAAGGATGAGCGCCACATCGACCGCTTCGACCAGGTGTTTGCGCATGTCTTCAAGGGCATCGAGGCGCTGGGCGGCCCGGATGCCGTTGATGTCACGAATATTCCCGAAGAATGGCTGCGCCGCCTCGCCGAGAAGCATCTGACCGACGAGGAGAAAAAACTGGTCGAGGCTCTCGGCGGTTTCGAAAAGCTGATGGAGACCTTGAAGCAGCGGCTCGAAGAGCAGAAGGGCCGCCATCAGGGCGGCTCGAAATGGATCGGCACCGGCGGCACCTCGCCCTTCGGCGCCTATGGCTACAATCCCGAGGGCGTCCGCATCGGCCAGCACGAGAGCCGCAATCGCCGCGCCGTGAAAGTCTGGGACAAGCGCGAATTCAGGAATTTCGACGATGCCGTCGAACTCGGCACCCGCAACATCAAGATCGCGCTGAAACGCCTGCGCCGCTGGGTGCGCGAGGGCGCCGAGGAGGAGTTCGACCTGCCCGGCACCATCCACGCCACCGCCGAGCACGGCTATCTCGACGTGCGGACGCGGCCCGAACGGCGCAATGCCGTGAAGCTCTTGATGTTCTTCGATGTCGGCGGCTCGATGGACGACCACATCAAAAGCGTCGAGGAGCTGTTTTCAGCCGCCCGCGCCGAATTCCGACAGCTCGAATATTTCTACTTCCACAACTGCCTCTACGAGGGCGTGTGGAAGGACAATCGCCGCCGCCATGCCGAGGTGATCCCGACCTTCGACCTCCTCCACAAATACGGCCCGGACTACAAGGTGATCGTCGTCGGCGATGCCTCGATGAGCCCTTACGAGATCGCGCATCCCGGAGGTTCGGTTGAGCATTGGAATCCGGAGGCAGGCAGCGTCTGGCTCGGCCGCCTGCTGCAGCAATGGCCGAACGCAGTATGGCTCAATCCGGAAAACCAGAAGAATTGGGGTTATACCCATTCCATCGCGATGATCCGCGATATCTTCGGCGGCCGGATGTTCCCGCTGACTCTGGCGGGGCTGGAAGGCGCGACGAAGCAGCTTTCCAGGAAACATTGA
- the msrB gene encoding peptide-methionine (R)-S-oxide reductase MsrB has protein sequence MDTHTYPVTRTDAEWRARLTPEQYAVMRGHGTERPGSCALLYEKRAGTFSCVGCDQPLFESKLKFESGTGWPSFNDPVPGSVENTVDRSYGMVRTECHCARCGSHLGHVFEDGPPPTGLRYCINGVALKFEPAA, from the coding sequence ATGGACACCCACACCTATCCCGTCACCCGCACCGATGCCGAATGGCGCGCCCGGCTGACGCCTGAGCAGTATGCCGTCATGCGCGGCCACGGCACCGAGCGGCCGGGAAGCTGCGCCCTGCTCTATGAAAAGCGCGCCGGCACCTTTTCCTGCGTCGGCTGCGACCAGCCGCTGTTCGAATCCAAGCTGAAGTTCGAGAGCGGCACCGGCTGGCCGAGCTTCAACGATCCGGTTCCCGGCTCGGTCGAGAACACGGTCGACCGCAGTTACGGCATGGTTCGCACCGAATGCCACTGCGCCCGCTGCGGCAGCCATCTCGGCCATGTCTTCGAGGACGGCCCGCCGCCGACCGGCCTGCGCTACTGCATCAACGGCGTGGCGCTGAAATTCGAGCCGGCGGCTTGA
- a CDS encoding DUF2312 domain-containing protein, which produces MADDITDTSQTVAAGQLRAFIERIERLEEEKKTISEDIKEVFAEAKGTGFDTKAMRTIIRLRKKDQAERQEEDAILDLYMAALGMV; this is translated from the coding sequence ATGGCCGACGACATCACAGACACCAGCCAGACTGTTGCCGCCGGCCAGTTGCGCGCCTTCATCGAGCGCATAGAGCGGCTCGAGGAAGAGAAGAAGACCATTTCCGAGGATATCAAGGAAGTGTTCGCCGAGGCCAAGGGCACCGGCTTCGACACCAAGGCGATGCGGACAATCATCCGGCTGCGCAAGAAGGACCAGGCCGAGCGCCAGGAAGAGGATGCCATCCTCGATCTGTACATGGCCGCTCTCGGCATGGTGTAA